The Brassica napus cultivar Da-Ae chromosome C7, Da-Ae, whole genome shotgun sequence genomic interval GGAAGATCATCCAAATACCAGTGTGTAAAGTGTAAATATTGTTCTTGAATCAGACCTGAAGCATCCCAAAGAGGTAGTCACCACAAGTGACACCTGGCTCAAGCTCCCAATCATGACCCGGGGGTCTGTCACGTAGCACTTCTATGAAGGTTGCAAAGAAGTTGTGCACACCCTCCCTCAGTTGTTGAATGTAGCTATAATGAAAttcaacaaaattaattaatggtgCATATAGAGATCCATCATTGCTTTGTCTTGAATAGGAGAACTATATGAATAAAGGAAACTCACGCGTGCTGATCTGTGCTACCTTTGTTTCCATATACAGTTAACCCTTGATTAACCTGCAAATTTCAAATCATTGTTCCTTGGGTGAAAACTCAACTCAGTCATGTGCACAAGTGACTAAGTAAGTAGTCAATATCTAATGGTTTACAGCAATATACAGATCTTAGGACATTTTAATGCTCATGAACTCTCATTTGGGATGCTGAGGTCTATATTGAAGAAAGAGAATGCTTACAGTGTTACCGTCGAGATCAAACTCCTTTCCTAGTGATTCCATGACCAACTGCTGCAGATACCGGCTAAATAGCAATAAGCTATCCTTGTAAGGAAGGATCACCATATCCTGTAAAAAAAAGTGAGTACAAAAGTCAAAAATAAGAAACTCAATCTCCTTGCTAGTCTTAGACGCTCTTGAAAAAAGTTGAGGAAAATTACTTTGGAACCAACGCCATCAGAAGCCCAGTACCAACACATGGCTAAGAGCGCTGCAGGATTATTCTTGAGCTGAAATAAAATTTACCCTGGTGAGTAGATTCATCTTCAACAGAACAAGAATGAAGGAGTTCGTTCATACACAAGTAAGACTTACCGAAGTTGTCCTAGTAGCCTCATCCATTATTGCAGCACCAGCAAGCATCTCTCTAATATCAATTCCCTATACGATGACAGACAGTGCATTAATACACATAAAAGCAACTGATGATCCTACCACTAAGTTTAAGCATATATGTATCAGTACTTACCTGAAGTGCAGCTGGAAGGAGACCAACTGCAGACATAACTGATGTTCTTCCACCCACCCAGTCGTACATAGGAAACCTAGCTAACCAACCTTCAATTCTCGCCGTGTTATCCAGCAACGAGTTTTCTTGTGTTATTGCAACACCCTGCATAGGCATATATATCTGCTGAGGAACAAGAGTTGGGCAGAAGTTGAAGCTAAATCATATGCAATATATCTGAAGGTGTCTAAAGATCCATGAGAAGCCAATTTTTGATGAGACAACTTATTTAAGATATTTTCCAACTGTGTAGCCATGTTCGAAGAGACATGGATCtcagcaaaaacaaaaacctgaGATCAAAACCTGTTTTGCGAAGTTCAGACCAGCTTCTCGGAATGCCTTCTGTACTTCCAGTAGTCCATTTCTAGTTTCAGGAGTGCCTCCACTCTAAGAAACACATAAGAAACTTAGTCATGCTCGCCAAAGCATCACATAAACAGCTAGTGCACACTACTGAATAAAGTACACACCTTTGAGATAACAATTACTAAAGTTGAAGCAAGCTCTGGCCCAAGTTGTGCAATCTGATGATCTATTCCAGCAGGGTCGGTGTTGTCTATGAATCTTATCTATCAACAgtcaaaagtgaaaaaaaaaagtcttaaaGAGCAATGGAGAAGAAAAGAAGGAAAGCTTTCAATATAGTACCCAACAAGTTTGAATCTTTCAATCAAAAAAGGACCTCAGAAGTCAGAACAATGTTCAATACCTTCAATGGAGGATTATCAGGAGCCAAGGCCTCAGCAACAAACTGAGGACCAAGAGCTGACCCACCAATCCCCACAGAAAGAATCTGAGTAAAACGAGGAGAAGACGGTGGCTTTATCTGTCAATGCACAAACCAAAAACTGATTGTGAATCAAAAAGCAAACAAGATTCAGACAAGGTGAGATCAAACAAACACCAAACCTTGCCAGAAATTATGTCATCAGCGAAACTACAGATCGAGTCAAGAGTGTTCTCAATCAATGTCTTCAAAGTCGGCTTCGGGACAAGACTAGAGTTCCTAAGCCAGTAGTGACCAACCATCCTCCCTTCGTCCGGATTCGCTATAGACCCTTTCTCAAGCTCGTCCATAGCCTTGAACGCGGATTTGAACCTATGCTCCATGTCGACCACAAACTCATCGGTGAATCCGACGCGGCTGACGTCAAGATACAGCCCGAGGTCCTTCTCCTGGTACAGCCAATCTAGGTACCGCTCCCAGAGCGCATCTGGATCTTTGATCAGCTCCTTCTTGGCAGCGGTGGCGGCGTCCGTGTGAGAAATGTCGGAGCGAGAAGCGGAGAGAGTCAACGGTAGGTGTGTGGGTTTGGAGGTTTGTGGGAAAGAGAAGGAGTCTCCTCCTCTTGTCGGCGGCGCCGACAATGCTTTGACGGAGAGGGTTTTGGACGgtttgagagaggaagagaagaggCCTGAGAGAGAGGAGGCCATGCTTTGGGGACAGCGATGTTTACGAGAGAGAGGAGAGTGAGAGAAATGAGGTTTTTATTCAGACAGGGTATGTATCTtttcgtgtgtgtgtgtttgtgacTCTTTTGATATTTGGAGGAACCAATGAGAAGGGAAAGAGTTTTGTCCTTTGGTGGAAGTGAACGGTTCTGCTTAGATAACGATTCAAGGGAGCTTCATCACTCTCACGACTATGTCTATACCCATTGCTCGAATATCTCTCCACCTTTTGGCATCATATTCTATTTTGACATATGGCCCGCCATTTAGAATATTTTGGTAATAAACTAACGCTTGAGTTCCacttaaaacaaaaattgtggAGGTGGTGGTTGTAGTAGACCAATGATTTTCTGATTTTCTATTTGGTATTGATATTTTTAGTGAATGTGACCTATGGTTGATTAGTAGAGTCAAGTTTCCCTGGAAAACTTTAGCATTGTAAAACCGTTTGTCCCACAACTATATTACCATGTCAAGAAATCGATTTATCAATATGAAGAGTACTTAAAGATCTATGGGGAATACTAGTTAAACAAGCATGAAGAGATTCAGAAGTGGGTTTGAGAATAGGATTGAGatttcggattttcaaatcggTTCCAGAAAATATCCGATAATGGATAtagaaaaattaatattcatatAGGATCCAATAGACTTTCGGTTTGGATCCGAGTCGGTTCCAGTTTCGGGTTGGTTGATAATTACCTTTTAATGACAATTActttctaataaaaataatatatgtatttataatgtgcaaaaaaaaaaacaaattacaaacaAATTGATGTGGTCTAGTGAAATGAAATACAAATAATGTGAAAAGAATTACAGATGAGTGATTTGGTACCTTAAATAAGTTATGGTTTAAACATGTATCTGATCGGTTTGAGTAAGAACCGGAACCGATACCACGAGTATTCATTACAATACATATCGGATAAACAGACTAGTTGAGAGTTGGGTGGATGAGTTCCAAGCCGAGATCAAAGTGCTATGATGTCTAACTTGAAGATGTAATGCGGTCTCACCCTCTATTTGATTTTGGAGTAGGTTTCAGCTCCTATGATGTTAGCTGCTCAATCGTGTTAATCAGATGTTACTTATGTTAATAAGAGAAGTAAACCATGTTTAATCAAATGCATACATAACGGGTTTACAAGTACTAGAGTCTAATAGTCCCAATATTTACATAATCAtttactcttttcttttttcttactcAAAGACTTTCCCAAGTAAATTGCAACGTTGAGAGGCACATCAGGAGCcgtaaaataatagttatagaAAACATGTATACGGCCGAGAGATAGTTTGAGACGGCTAGGAATATTATGACTCACAATAATAAGGCGCAGCTGAGACGACATTGATGAGACCGGAGACATCATGTGGGCAGAGAGCATAGAGAGCAGCCTGATATAAATGTGTTGACCCAGTGCCAACAACAACGTATTGGTCTTATGTTACAACGTTCCAAGCAACCTTATGCATCCTCAGTTCCTCACAAACAACCTCTTAGCCAAGCTCAGGTTCAATAAACCAACAAAGGTTGtcgttgttatctgaaaaatagCTGAGAGATTTGCCATTCCAGGTATCACAATTGTCGTCATCTCACCCATTTCTTGCAAGTATATATCTCTCATACACCGTTGGATCGCCACTGCATATAATCATTTCAAGGtacattaattaaatatatgcGTAATGTCTCTATCAGCGTGGTAATCTCGTCTCCTTTTTACCTTCCAACCCCATTTTTATCATTCTCCAACATCTCTAAATTGATACGCCAATGATACAATTCTGAGTTTATAATCGCATAAGATTGTTACCATTCTCCATTTTATCATTCTCTTTTCacaaaaaattcatatttaatTAGAAAGTTTCtcgaaaactttaaaaaattatactaaaatTTCCCATTTGAAAGATTCTAATATGAATctcttaattattaaaatattcttaTTTTTGTGAGAAtttaatttgagtttttttagtAAGGATGCCCTGGCCGACTTATGAAtgctatctatattattaaaattgtagTACAtttgagaattgtttggaaacatggatagcaatattaaaaaaaatgagtataatGTTGTTTTGAAACATAGATAgcaatatattaataaaaaaagtaatggaCTTATGTTATTAAGACAAATTAGAAGTCTATTATATTATGAGAAATTATCTATTTGAGctaactttaaaatatacgaaaatggTACAATctaattacataatttaatctttatatacatatttcaaatcaaaaaaataatttaaaattaatttatatcaaaaattgattcaaaatatacatatattcaaaattttatttttactaaaatatatttcaataactattataaaaaatgttttcaatatatataagaaaaatacaatacaaatctcaatttcaaaccaacttaaattatggtttttatatttcacattaagtttttaaaatataatatatgtgattatttatacgatgatacgtataaaatacgattaattatatgatgacacatatacgatatataatagtgacatgaaaaacaaatagcaacgtgtttttgaaaaatttagtttatactagaaaatttaattatatgatgTACATGAACTAGAAAATATAGGTTTAAGAAGAAATTGATTTTTAGTTAAAGTATATAAATGGTATGCATATAGTCACCTAAATTAGTATACTTTTGGGTGTGAAATAAGTTAaatcatttattattatttatatctttACCTTTTACAGATTagatcaaaaataaacaaaaaaaagaaaagaagctgAGTAAAACCGTGCAGCCCCTGAACTTCGACGCTTTCTCGTCTTTCAACCAATCCGTTCAACGTTAAGCTTCATCCATCACTTTCTCCGTAGATCCTTCGTTTCATCCTTCATCTCCCTTCTTCGATTCCATCGATCACCCAGCAGAACCTCCGATCTGCCCCCCTTACTGTTGGATTCTCACGATTTCTAGGGTTTGCGACGTGCCCCCAAggtattcgttttttttttttgttcagttaTTTCTCTTCTTCCCAATCTCTTACCGTATTGAAATACGATTAGTGACGAGGCTGTAGAATCTTCAGACTACTAATAAGTTTGTGTGTCCTTTCGTAGAGTTTGATTGACATTGGTGAatgcatttttagaaagttttcgaCTTTTTTGCAATCTATAGCTCATGATTCGTCAAGCAGGTGGAAATAAGAATTTGTGTTTCGTATTGGGGAACTTGAACTTGTATAGGCGTGTTACAGCTCGTAGTCTGAGTTATTCTATTTCTTCATTTAGCTCAGTTTGATATCTAcatgatactttttttttttttttgctttcttgtATAATTTGGTAGctctttatattttaatttaaactgaAGAGAGATGCTAACGAGTCAAGGTTGATTCTTTATCATATCAATAGTTCTTCAGAGTCGAGTATGGTTTGATTTTCTTGGGGATTTGAGCTTGAAGTTTCGTCTGGGAACCTAATTCTGCATGTGACCTTACAGGTTTCAAAAGGGCTACTTGGATCCTGTAGCTGCTTAAATAATGACCTCTAGCACGACAGGGGATCGAAGGTTTTTATTCTCTTCTTTTTACTTTGTCTTTGTCATGCATTTttctatgttgttttttttttggagggtAAAAACAGAGTGGATTTTTTTCCCCTTTCAATCGCTTTGCTTCTTTTCGTAGTGCCTGCGTGATATCACTTTGATTTGGCCTTGATTGATTTTCGTATATGATCTATTCCAACTactgttaaaataaaatcactatATGTGAAAACTCTGTGTCTGGCTTTTTCTTTCCTTCAAAGAGCTTGCTCGTCTCGTCTCGTCTCGTCTCGTCTCGTCTCGCGTCATTGCTTTCAAGCTTTGATACcaaattgctttttttttggataaattcGCAGATGGGGTACTACAAGAAGAAGTGGCATGACTATATTGGGAAAGGTTGCTGTTCCGAAACCGATTAATTTACCAAGCCAAAGGTATTTGATGAGCGCATGATCATATTtagtcttaatatatatatatatatatgttatttcgTTCCTGAATACTTCTCTTCTGAATTCAAGGCTAGAGAATCAAGGCCTTGACCCGAATGTGGAAATTGTTCCAAAGTAAGTTTGTACCTTTTTTCAGATGCTATTTCTCATTCTTATCTGTAGTCAAATTTTAGACATTTCAGTTTTCTTCTCGGCATCTATTGTAGGGGAACCCTTAGTTGGGGAAGTAAATCACCACTTAATGCGTGGGGGACATCATCACTGTCACCACGAACTGAAAGTGGCCCTGGTTCACCAAGCCACCTTAGTAATCGCCCTTCTTCTGGTGGAAGTGTCACTCGACCTTCAACTGCGGACAGTGACAAAGCGCATGATTCTTCTTCTACTGCATGGGATTCAAACTCCCGGCCTTCATCAGCATCCGGAGTGTTTCCATCTAATCAGGCATCAGTTGCTCTACAACGTCCACATAGTGCAGACACAAGACCTGGAAGTTCCCACTTATCACGATTTGCTGAAGCCGTGTCAGAGACTTCTGCAACATGGGGTCAACATGTATGGTTCTTCCCTTTAAAAATCGTGTCTATTATTCATCTGACT includes:
- the LOC106348917 gene encoding glucose-6-phosphate isomerase 1, chloroplastic; protein product: MASSLSGLFSSSLKPSKTLSVKALSAPPTRGGDSFSFPQTSKPTHLPLTLSASRSDISHTDAATAAKKELIKDPDALWERYLDWLYQEKDLGLYLDVSRVGFTDEFVVDMEHRFKSAFKAMDELEKGSIANPDEGRMVGHYWLRNSSLVPKPTLKTLIENTLDSICSFADDIISGKIKPPSSPRFTQILSVGIGGSALGPQFVAEALAPDNPPLKIRFIDNTDPAGIDHQIAQLGPELASTLVIVISKSGGTPETRNGLLEVQKAFREAGLNFAKQGVAITQENSLLDNTARIEGWLARFPMYDWVGGRTSVMSAVGLLPAALQGIDIREMLAGAAIMDEATRTTSLKNNPAALLAMCWYWASDGVGSKDMVILPYKDSLLLFSRYLQQLVMESLGKEFDLDGNTVNQGLTVYGNKGSTDQHAYIQQLREGVHNFFATFIEVLRDRPPGHDWELEPGVTCGDYLFGMLQGTRSALYANGRESISVTIEEVTPRSVGAIIALYERAVGLYASLVNINAYHQPGVEAGKKAAAEVLALQKRVLSVLNEASCKDPVEPLTLDEIADRCHAPEEIEMIYKIIAHMSANDRVLIAEGSCGSPRSVKVYLGECNVDDMYA